The Actinomycetes bacterium region ACCGACGCCTGCGACGCGGCGTGGCTGTGTGCGCTGGTGGAGCACGGGCTGCTGCGGGGCAGCTTCGTGCCGCCACCGGCCATCCGGGAGCTCCGCAACCTGACCCGCTCCCGCAAGCGGCTGATCCAGGCCCACACCGCCGAGGCCCAGCGCATCCACAAGACCTTGGAGGACGCCTCGATCCGGCTCGGCTGGGTCGCCTCCGACGTGCTCGGGGCGTCGGGGCGGGCGATGCTGCGGGCGCTGCTGGCCGGTGAGCGCGACCCAGGGGTCCTCGCCGAGCTCGCGCGGGGCCGGCTGCGCAACAAGCCGCCCGAGCTGCGCGCGGCGCTTGCTGGCCGCGTTGGCGCCCATCACGCGCTGCTGGTGCGGCTGGCGCTGGAGGACGTCGAGCAGCTGGAGCGGTCCAGCACCACGCTGGATCAAGCAGTCGACCGGGTCATCGCCCCGTTCGCCAAGGCCCGTGACCGCCTGGACACCAGCACCGGGGTCGGCAAGCGGGCGGCCGAGTGCAGCATCGCCGAGATCGGGAT contains the following coding sequences:
- a CDS encoding IS110 family transposase; the encoded protein is MCCEERGVELLPGNARHVKILPGRKTDACDAAWLCALVEHGLLRGSFVPPPAIRELRNLTRSRKRLIQAHTAEAQRIHKTLEDASIRLGWVASDVLGASGRAMLRALLAGERDPGVLAELARGRLRNKPPELRAALAGRVGAHHALLVRLALEDVEQLERSSTTLDQAVDRVIAPFAKARDRLDTSTGVGKRAAECSIAEIGIEMGVFPTAAHLAWWAARCPGNNVTGGKRRSGKTRKGTVWLGAVLVECAWAAARSRDTCLAAQSWRLARRIGKQQAAVAVGHSILVIAWHLLDGDCDDAELGGGFFVRRDADRARQRAVAQLQALGDHVTLQPAAA